Genomic DNA from bacterium:
CCAGCCCGGTGAAAAAGTATTCCATGATTCTCGTTGTTGTTCACGAATTTGTTCGAGTTGTGTTTCCATTCGTCATCTCTCCTTATTGATTGAGGACAGTTGTTCCAACTACAGCCTCGGGTTTTCTTTAAAAAAAATGAATCGGCTAAATTTTAAACAAAACAAAATAAGTGATGAAGGCAGGACTAACAATAGACACAATGTCCAGTAATCATTAATACGCCGCTATAACCTGGATTTAATGTTGGTGATTATTCACTACTGTAATGCTGAAAACATTTTACGCAATTTGAGCCGTCGGCTATACGCCGGAGTTCAACAATTCATGAAACGCTCGATAGGCCACGATTTAAAGACGACAGAATTATTAGGGGCAATAAGTCTTAAAAAACTACAACCCATTGGAAAGACGGCAGATTTAAAATCAGATAATTCCTTTGCGAAGAGCTTTTGCAACGGCTTCGGTTTGATTGACTACATAAAGTTTTTTATAAATATTACCGATATGGTAACGCACGGTGCTGATGCTGATGAATAACGCTTCGGCGATTTCATCATAACTGCTGCCGTCGGCTAAAAGATTTAGAATGCGTCTTTCCTTTAGAGATAGCTGGACCGATTCAGCGGGATTTTCTTTATGCACTTCTTTATTTTTGAACAGGTTGACGACTTTACGCGCGATATGTGCATTCATTGGTGAACCGCCTTCATGAGCTTCTTTAATAGCCTCCAAAATTCGAGCCGGTGGAGTGCGTTTAGTAAGATAACCGCATGCTCCTGCACAGAGCGCATTGAAAATCAAATCATCGTCTTCAAATACACTCAGCATAATGACATTGACATCCGGCAGGATTTTTTTTACGGCTTTGACGCCATCAATACCATTCATGCCTTTGAGCCCGATATCCATCAGGATAATATGGGGCTTTAAAGACATTATTTTGCGCAGCATAGTCTCGCAATCCGAAAAAGTTTCAACGCATTCATAACCTTCCGTTCCGTCGACGAGTACGGCCAATCCCTTACGGATGTTGACGTTATCTTCTACGATACTGACTTTGATCATACTGACCTCATTTTAAGTTATGCATTAGGCAGAAGTAGAGTAATGCGGGTACCTTTTCCTGCGGTCGAGTCGATAGTGACTTGACCGTTCATCAGGCGAACTCGTTGAACAATATTCGGAATACCTTCGCCGTCGGATTTCTGGTTGGGATCAAAACCAATACCATCGTCTTCATATCGAATCTGAAGCTTCCGGTGAGAGCCTTCAACTGACAGATTCATTGTTCGGCACTGGCTGTGTTTCAGACCGTTATTAATGGCTTCCTTTAATACAAAGTATAAATGTCTTCGTTGTTCCAGTGAAAGAGAAAAATGGCTCCATTCACTGACGGACGGGCATTTCAAAACTATATCTTTGTGGAAAAAGATCTCATCGTATGATTTTTTCAATTGTAAAAGTACATCGCTCAGCGAGTCGTAACGAGGATTGACCAGCCAAACAATGTCGCTGATATTTTGGCCTAACTGGCGCGCCGTATCGCCAATCTTATTGAACCATTCGCGGGCTGCTTCCGGCCGGGCATAATGCTGCAACGCACCAACTTCACTTAGAATAGAAAGTTCAGTCAATCCGGTTCCGACGCTGTCGTGCAGGTCGGCTGCAATTTTAATGCGCAGGCGCTCTACTTCCAGTAATCTGTGAATACGATAACTAATGGCTCCAAAGATGCCGCCGACGCTCACGATAATTGCCAATCCCATAAACCACCACGTCTTCCAAAACGGGGGAGCGATATGGATGAGAATCGATTTACCACGTTCATTCCATATTCCTTCGTTGTTAGAGCCTTTCACATGGAAAATATATTCACCCGGATCAAGATTGGTATAGGTTACATCGTGTTTCCCTCCGATATAATTCCAATCCGAATCGAAGTTTTCCATT
This window encodes:
- a CDS encoding response regulator transcription factor encodes the protein MIKVSIVEDNVNIRKGLAVLVDGTEGYECVETFSDCETMLRKIMSLKPHIILMDIGLKGMNGIDGVKAVKKILPDVNVIMLSVFEDDDLIFNALCAGACGYLTKRTPPARILEAIKEAHEGGSPMNAHIARKVVNLFKNKEVHKENPAESVQLSLKERRILNLLADGSSYDEIAEALFISISTVRYHIGNIYKKLYVVNQTEAVAKALRKGII